From Heteronotia binoei isolate CCM8104 ecotype False Entrance Well chromosome 12, APGP_CSIRO_Hbin_v1, whole genome shotgun sequence, the proteins below share one genomic window:
- the LOC132580261 gene encoding eukaryotic translation initiation factor 3 subunit F-like, with translation MGVPEETMGVMFTPLTMKYAYYDMELIGVDLIMKTCFSPNRMISLSSDLEQVGAASGRIQDTLSTMLQYAEDVLSGKVAADNTAGHFLMDLINQVPKIFLENFETMLNSSINDLLMMTYLENLTQSQIVLSEKILNL, from the coding sequence ATGGGGGTCCCTGAGGAGACCATGGGGGTGATGTTCACACCCCTCACAATGAAGTATGCCTACTATGACATGGAACTGATAGGAGTTGACCTCATCATGAAGACTTGTTTCAGCCCCAATCGAATGATTAGTTTGTCCAGCGACCTGGAGCAGGTGGGAGCAGCTTCTGGTCGGATTCAGGACACCTTGAGCACCATGCTGCAGTATGCAGAAGATGTGCTGTCTGGCAAAGTGGCTGCTGACAACACCGCTGGCCATTTTCTGATGGATCTCATCAACCAGGTCCCCAAGATCTTCCTGGAGAACTTTGAGACCATGCTGAACAGCAGTATCAATGACCTGTTGATGATGACTTATTTGGAAAACCTCACACAGTCCCAGATTGTGCTCAGTGAAAAAATCCTAAACCTGTAA